A DNA window from Hordeum vulgare subsp. vulgare chromosome 1H, MorexV3_pseudomolecules_assembly, whole genome shotgun sequence contains the following coding sequences:
- the LOC123401835 gene encoding protein Rf1, mitochondrial-like — protein MPMSRLLPRGSSSSTTLIPRLRLLRRRSSSTSTSPPSRSRYLRDAFAAATGRVREGTLSPEDAHQLFDELLRQATPVPERSLNGFLYALARATSSAACIRDGPALAVALFNRVCREEAGPHVAAPTVHTYGILMDCCCRVHRPDLGLSLFGRFLRTGLKTNEIVATTFLKCLCCAKRTDEAVKVLLHRMPELGCVPNVISYSIVLKSSCENGMSQQALDLLQMMAKQGGCLPDVVAYNIIIRGFFKEGEIDKVRHLFHEMMRQGVAPSVVTCNTIIDALCKAGEMDKLELVFQQMARNGAQPNKVTCKGIKFSSPIDGYCSVGKMDKTFKVLDAMVSVGIEPDASTYSALLEGYFKNGRIDDGLALFREMSCKGVKPKTVTYGIMLDGLYGAGRTAAAKNMFHQMIKSGITVTASIYTIILRGLRKNNCAGEATTMFQGLGAMNVKFHITTPNTMINDMYKVQRREEAKCLFAAVSASGLVPDAYTYNVRINNLLEEGSVEEVDNMFSLMEKSGCAPSSHLVNDIIRRLLEKGEIAKAGNYLSKVDGKIISLEDSTTSLLLSLFSRKGKHRESIKLLPANYHFLGGFSRIAHETNS, from the coding sequence ATGCCGATGTctcgcctcctcccccgcggcagctcctcctccaccacactGATCCCCCGCCTCCGACTCCTccgccgccgctcctcctccacctccacatCGCCGCCCTCACGCTCCCGGTATCTCCGCGACGCCTTTGCTGCGGCCACGGGGCGTGTTCGCGAAGGGACGCTCAGCCCGGAAGACGCACACCAATTGTTCGACGAATTGCTGCGGCAGGCCACCCCGGTCCCCGAGCGCTCCCTCAACGGCTTCCTTTACGCCCTCGCCCGTgccacctcctccgccgcctgcaTCAGGGACGGCCCCGCCCTTGCCGTCGCTCTCTTCAACCGCGTGTGCAGAGAAGAAGCCGGCCCGCATGTGGCGGCGCCCACAGTCCACACCTATGGCATCCTCATGGACTGCTGCTGCCGCGTGCATCGCCCGGACCTAGGGCTTTCCTTATTCGGCCGCTTCCTCAGGACGGGCCTCAAGACAAACGAGATCGTCGCCACCACCTTCCTCAAGTGCCTCTGCTGCGCGAAACGGACAGACGAGGCTGTGAAAGTACTGCTTCACAGGATGCCCGAGCTGGGCTGTGTGCCTAATGTCATCTCATACTCCATAGTTTTGAAAAGCTCGTGTGAAAATGGCATGAGTCAGCAGGCACTCGACCTGCTCCAGATGATGGCGAAACAAGGAGGCTGCCTTCCTGATGTGGTGGCATATAACATAATCATCCGTGGCTTCTTTAAGGAGGGCGAAATAGACAAGGTACGCCATCTATTCCATGAAATGATGCGGCAAGGGGTTGCGCCAAGTGTGGTGACATGCAACACAATAATTGATGCATTGTGCAAGGCCGGAGAAATGGACAAGTTAGAGCTAGTCTTTCAGCAGATGGCTCGTAATGGTGCGCAGCCCAATAAAGTGACATGTAAGGGCATTAAGTTTAGTTCACCGATTGATGGATATTGCTCAGTCGGCAAGATGGATAAAACATTCAAAGTGCTTGATGCCATGGTATCAGTTGGAATTGAGCCTGATGCTTCTACTTATAGTGCACTTCTTGAAGGCTATTTTAAAaatggaaggatcgatgatggttTGGCTCTATTTAGAGAAATGTCGTGCAAGGGAGTTAAACCTAAAACTGTGACATATGGCATCATGCTGGATGGTTTATATGGTGCTGGGAGAACTGCTGCTGCAAAGAATATGTTTCATCAGATGATCAAAAGTGGAATAACAGTGACCGCTTCCATATACACTATAATTCTTAGAGGACTTCGTAAAAATAATTGCGCTGGCGAAGCAACCACCATGTTCCAGGGATTAGGTGCAATGAATGTGAAGTTCCATATTACAACACCCAATACCATGATTAATGACATGTACAAGGTTCAGAGAAGAGAAGAAGCTAAATGTTTGTTTGCTGCAGTATCAGCCAGTGGGTTGGTGCCTGATGCTTATACTTACAACGTAAGGATAAACAATCTTCTAGAAGAAGGATCAGTGGAAGAAGTTGACAATATGTTTTCATTGATGGAGAAGAGTGGTTGTGCTCCCAGCTCTCATCTTGTAAATGATATCATCAGAAGGTTGTTGGAAAAAGGTGAGATTGCCAAGGCCGGAAATTATTTGTCTAAAGTTGATGGGAAGATCATCTCACTTGAAGATTCAAccacttcattgttgttgtctctCTTTTCAAGGAAAGGGAAACATCGGGAGTCCATCAAGTTACTTCCTGCAAATTATCACTTTTTAGGTGGATTTAGTCGCATTGCACATGAGACGAACTCCTGA